A stretch of Mesorhizobium sp. M2A.F.Ca.ET.046.03.2.1 DNA encodes these proteins:
- a CDS encoding ABC transporter permease, whose protein sequence is MLLQRFLVRLLTMLVTLFGVAIVVFVVIRVAPGDPIAMMLPPGASDDDIARLRALYGLDKSIVQQFFIWLGGVLHGDFGTSISLRQDVLGLVFDRLPATLELATVALLMAIALGATAAILGARSRGTAIEAGIDIVSGATLSIPDFLWGLVLILLFGVLVPVFDISGRVSPQLDLPFVTQFYLVESILRLRFDLTWDLLKHMLMPAVALALPLAAIIAQLLKQSLKEVLDLDYVVLARVKGFSETQVILREALKNAALPTLTLVGVQFTFLIGGTVIVERLFSYEGLGNMAIDAVINRDLPLIQGIVLVFALLFVLINLAVDMMYALLNPRLRHG, encoded by the coding sequence ATGCTGCTGCAGAGATTCCTCGTTCGTCTGTTGACGATGCTGGTGACGCTGTTTGGCGTCGCCATCGTCGTCTTCGTCGTCATCCGGGTCGCGCCAGGCGATCCGATCGCCATGATGCTGCCGCCCGGCGCCAGCGATGACGACATCGCCCGGCTGCGCGCGCTCTACGGGCTCGACAAGTCAATCGTGCAGCAATTCTTCATCTGGCTCGGCGGCGTGCTGCATGGCGATTTCGGCACCTCGATCTCGCTGCGCCAGGACGTGCTCGGCCTGGTCTTCGACCGGCTGCCGGCGACGCTGGAGCTGGCGACCGTGGCGCTGCTGATGGCGATCGCGCTCGGCGCCACCGCCGCGATCCTCGGCGCGCGCTCGCGCGGCACGGCCATCGAGGCCGGCATCGACATCGTGAGCGGCGCGACGCTCTCCATTCCCGATTTCCTGTGGGGCCTTGTGCTGATCCTTTTGTTCGGCGTGCTGGTGCCGGTGTTCGACATTTCCGGCCGGGTGTCGCCGCAGCTCGATCTGCCTTTCGTCACCCAGTTCTATCTGGTCGAGAGCATTCTCAGGCTGCGCTTCGACCTCACCTGGGACCTGCTGAAACACATGCTGATGCCGGCCGTGGCCTTGGCGCTGCCGCTGGCGGCGATTATCGCGCAGTTGCTCAAACAGTCGCTGAAGGAGGTGCTCGACCTCGACTATGTCGTGCTGGCGCGTGTCAAAGGCTTTTCCGAGACGCAGGTCATCCTGCGCGAGGCGCTGAAGAACGCGGCCCTGCCGACGCTGACGCTGGTCGGCGTGCAATTCACCTTCCTCATCGGCGGCACCGTCATCGTCGAGCGGCTGTTTTCCTATGAAGGTCTCGGCAATATGGCGATCGACGCCGTCATCAACCGAGACCTGCCACTGATCCAGGGCATCGTGCTGGTCTTCGCGCTGCTCTTCGTGCTGATCAACCTCGCCGTCGATATGATGTATGCTCTGCTCAATCCGAGGCTGCGCCATGGATGA
- a CDS encoding ABC transporter permease — protein MDEARVARRRLSPRLWLAGGWLVLAMLAAIFAPLLAPQDPLAQDLMLERLPPFWLDGAEPGYWLGTDSLGRDLLSRLIFGGRIAFIVAFAAATSACLIGSALGLIAGYFGNWADRIISRIVDVWMAFPPVLFAILLVAVLGTGLSSVILAIAIIDWTRFCRVIRAEAMSQARMDYVESARIAGYGRIGIMLREVLPNVLPSVVALLSLEMGIAVIVEAILSFVNLSISTDDPTWGSIIAEGRLSIHQAWWVLVFPLITLILTVLSFSQFGEALKARFDPVLR, from the coding sequence ATGGATGAGGCGCGCGTTGCCCGGCGCCGTTTGAGCCCGAGGCTGTGGCTGGCCGGCGGTTGGCTTGTGCTGGCGATGCTCGCGGCCATCTTCGCGCCGCTGCTCGCGCCGCAGGACCCGCTGGCGCAGGATTTGATGCTGGAGCGCCTGCCGCCCTTCTGGCTGGACGGCGCCGAGCCCGGCTATTGGCTGGGCACTGACAGCCTGGGACGCGATCTGTTGTCGCGGCTGATCTTCGGCGGCCGCATCGCCTTCATCGTCGCCTTCGCCGCAGCGACATCCGCCTGCCTCATCGGTTCGGCGCTGGGGCTGATCGCCGGCTATTTCGGCAACTGGGCCGACCGCATCATCTCGCGCATCGTCGATGTGTGGATGGCGTTCCCGCCGGTGCTGTTCGCGATCCTGCTGGTGGCGGTGTTGGGCACGGGGCTCAGCTCCGTCATCCTCGCCATCGCCATCATCGACTGGACGCGCTTCTGCCGGGTGATCCGCGCCGAGGCGATGAGCCAGGCGCGCATGGATTATGTCGAGAGCGCGCGCATCGCCGGCTATGGCCGCATCGGCATCATGCTTCGCGAAGTGCTGCCCAATGTGCTGCCGTCGGTGGTGGCGTTGCTATCGCTGGAGATGGGCATCGCCGTCATCGTCGAGGCGATCCTGTCCTTCGTCAATCTGTCGATCTCGACCGACGACCCGACCTGGGGGAGCATCATCGCCGAGGGCCGTCTGTCGATCCACCAGGCGTGGTGGGTGCTGGTGTTCCCGCTGATCACGCTGATCCTCACTGTGCTTTCCTTCAGCCAGTTCGGCGAAGCGCTGAAGGCGCGCTTCGATCCGGTGCTGCGATGA
- a CDS encoding ABC transporter ATP-binding protein has translation MSACLDIRSLSAVLPNGQRVLRSVSLAVQPGEVRALVGESGAGKTMIGKAVLGVLPKSVRIVEGEMLIEGEDLGRLDAKARRTLIGARTALIPQDPLTALNPSRRIGAQMTDRLVRILGWSGERADKRIRQLLDEVQIRDPERVLKSYPHELSGGMRQRVLIAAAFAAEPRLIVADEPTTALDVTVQKQILRLIAQLQRDHGTAILFVTHDLGVVAKISQKVSVLYAGKVVEEAETAQLFAAPQHAYTRALIAATPRYTDPYASLKPVDESVLAGLTAEIAAADKDWRPSHG, from the coding sequence ATGAGCGCGTGTCTGGACATCCGCTCCTTGAGCGCCGTGCTGCCCAACGGCCAGCGCGTGCTGCGCTCGGTGTCGCTCGCCGTGCAGCCGGGCGAGGTGCGCGCGCTGGTCGGCGAGAGCGGTGCCGGCAAGACGATGATCGGCAAGGCGGTGCTCGGCGTGCTGCCGAAAAGCGTGCGCATCGTCGAAGGCGAGATGCTAATCGAGGGCGAGGACCTCGGACGCCTCGATGCCAAGGCGCGGCGGACCCTGATCGGCGCGCGCACGGCTCTGATCCCGCAGGATCCGCTGACCGCGCTCAACCCTTCGCGCCGCATCGGCGCGCAGATGACCGACCGGCTGGTCCGCATCCTCGGCTGGAGCGGCGAGCGGGCCGACAAGCGTATCCGCCAGTTGCTCGACGAGGTACAGATCCGAGATCCTGAACGCGTGCTGAAAAGCTATCCGCACGAATTGTCCGGCGGCATGCGCCAGCGCGTGCTGATCGCGGCGGCCTTCGCGGCGGAGCCCAGGCTGATCGTTGCCGACGAGCCGACGACGGCGCTGGACGTGACCGTGCAGAAGCAGATCCTGCGGCTGATCGCGCAGCTGCAGCGCGACCATGGCACCGCGATCCTGTTCGTCACCCACGATCTCGGCGTCGTTGCCAAGATCAGCCAGAAAGTGTCGGTGCTCTACGCCGGCAAGGTGGTGGAGGAGGCCGAGACCGCGCAGCTCTTCGCCGCTCCGCAGCACGCCTACACACGGGCGCTGATCGCGGCGACGCCGCGCTACACCGATCCCTACGCCTCGCTGAAGCCAGTGGATGAAAGCGTGCTTGCCGGGCTAACGGCCGAAATCGCAGCCGCCGACAAGGATTGGAGGCCCAGCCATGGCTGA
- a CDS encoding ATP-binding cassette domain-containing protein: protein MAEPLFSVRGLKVALLDMTRKPLIGRAPLAEILKGLDFDLPRGSVTGIVGESGSGKSTLGRALVRLLEPSAGSIGFEGRDISQLSEAELRPLRRDLQMIFQDPMSSLNPRHTIFNIIAAPLRQNGLGDRLKERVAEALQRVGLPQNFASRYRHELSGGQRQRVGIARALALSPKFVVADEIVSGLDVSTQAQILTLLEKLAAEMGLTVAFISHDLSVIRRLCQQVVVMREGRIVEASATDALFDNPKETYTRDLLAAIPLPEIDPDWLRLKAPA from the coding sequence ATGGCTGAGCCGCTGTTTTCCGTGCGCGGGCTGAAAGTGGCGCTGCTGGACATGACGCGCAAGCCATTGATCGGCCGAGCGCCGCTGGCCGAGATTCTGAAAGGGCTCGACTTCGATCTGCCCAGGGGATCGGTGACCGGCATCGTCGGCGAGTCCGGCTCCGGCAAGTCGACGCTGGGGCGCGCGCTGGTCAGACTGCTCGAACCCAGCGCCGGCTCGATCGGCTTCGAGGGGCGCGACATCAGCCAACTTTCGGAGGCTGAGCTCAGGCCGCTGCGCCGCGACTTGCAGATGATCTTCCAGGACCCGATGTCGTCGCTCAATCCGCGCCACACGATCTTCAACATCATCGCGGCGCCCTTGAGGCAGAACGGCCTCGGCGACCGGCTGAAGGAACGCGTCGCGGAAGCGCTGCAGCGCGTCGGCCTGCCGCAGAATTTTGCCAGCCGCTACCGCCACGAATTGTCCGGAGGCCAGCGGCAGCGCGTCGGTATTGCACGGGCGCTCGCTCTCTCGCCGAAATTCGTGGTGGCCGACGAGATCGTCTCCGGCCTTGACGTTTCGACGCAAGCGCAGATCCTGACGCTGCTGGAAAAGCTGGCGGCCGAGATGGGGCTGACGGTCGCTTTCATCAGCCATGATCTGTCGGTGATCCGGCGGCTCTGCCAGCAGGTCGTCGTCATGCGCGAGGGAAGGATCGTCGAAGCCAGCGCCACCGACGCGCTGTTCGACAATCCCAAGGAGACCTACACGCGCGACCTGCTCGCCGCCATTCCGCTGCCGGAGATCGATCCGGACTGGCTGCGGCTCAAGGCGCCGGCATGA
- a CDS encoding VOC family protein, which translates to MKYAVQAAVLAASLSGAMAAASADTIPGMRGHDHTGITVPDMKQAVDFFTDVVGCKKAMSFGPFADDKGTFMQDLLGVDPKAVIEEITMVRCGTGSNIELFKYTAPDQKDLTPKNSDIGGFHIAFYVDDVAAAKAYLDGKGVKTRLGPLPVKEGPAAGQTILYFQAPWGLQLEAISYPQGMAYEKGAETVLWSPKDPSK; encoded by the coding sequence ATGAAATACGCAGTCCAGGCAGCGGTCCTCGCGGCCTCCTTGTCCGGCGCAATGGCAGCCGCATCGGCGGATACGATCCCCGGCATGCGCGGGCACGACCATACCGGCATCACCGTGCCCGACATGAAACAGGCCGTCGACTTCTTCACCGATGTCGTCGGCTGCAAGAAGGCGATGTCGTTCGGACCGTTTGCCGACGACAAAGGCACCTTCATGCAGGATCTGCTCGGCGTCGATCCGAAGGCGGTGATCGAGGAGATCACCATGGTGCGCTGCGGCACCGGGTCGAACATCGAATTGTTCAAATACACCGCGCCCGACCAGAAGGATTTGACGCCGAAGAACAGCGATATCGGCGGCTTCCACATCGCCTTCTATGTCGACGACGTCGCCGCCGCGAAGGCTTATCTCGACGGCAAGGGCGTGAAGACCAGACTGGGACCGCTGCCGGTGAAGGAAGGCCCCGCGGCCGGCCAGACCATCCTCTATTTCCAGGCGCCCTGGGGCCTGCAGCTGGAAGCGATCAGCTACCCGCAGGGCATGGCCTATGAGAAGGGGGCGGAGACCGTGTTGTGGAGCCCCAAGGATCCGAGCAAATGA
- a CDS encoding bifunctional salicylyl-CoA 5-hydroxylase/oxidoreductase, which yields MKVAVLGGGPAGLYFAISLKLRDAAHEVTVYERNRPDDTFGWGVVLSAETLENLTRNDPVSAVWIKKHFAYWDDIAVIHDGVRTVSSGHGFCGIGRKRLLILLQRRARELGIKLQFETEISDPRPFMETHDLVVASDGLNSKSRATFADVFKPDVDTRKCKFVWLGTTQKFDDAFTFIFEKTEHGWVWAHAYQFDSETATFIVECSEQTWNAFGFGQMTQQESIAACKRIFAKHLGGHPLMTNANHIRGSAWINFPRVLCERWSYRNLALMGDAAASAHFSIGSGTKLALESAVALADYVESEPDLEAAFRKYEDARRTEVLKLQSAARNSLEWFEEVERYLGLDPVQFNYSLLTRSQRISHENLRMRDAEWLAGAEEWFQRKAGAGGNMLRRAPMFAPFKLRDMTLANRIVVSPMAQYKAVDGCPTDWHFAHYAERAKGGAGLLYIEMTCVSPEGRITPGCPGFYKPEHEVAWKRLVDFVHAETEAKICAQIGHSGAKGSTRVGWEGTDVPLPSGNWPVMAPSAVAWSPQNQVPKAMDRADMDMVRDQFVASAQMAGRCGFDMLEIHAAHGYLLSAFITPLTNRRTDEYGGSLENRMRYPLEIFRAVRAVWPSEKPISMRISANDWVGIEGVTPADAVEIAKLLREAGVDLCDVSAGQTSIAAKPVYGRMFQTPFSDRIRNEVGMATMAVGNIYEPDHANSILMAGRADLVALARPHLADPYWTLHAAVTLGDRGVKWPDPYLPGRDQIYRLAEREAAAGLKV from the coding sequence ATGAAGGTTGCGGTTCTCGGCGGCGGACCGGCCGGCCTCTACTTTGCCATCTCGCTGAAGCTGCGCGATGCCGCGCATGAGGTGACGGTCTATGAGCGCAACCGCCCGGACGACACGTTCGGGTGGGGCGTGGTGCTGTCGGCGGAGACGCTGGAGAACCTGACCAGGAACGACCCGGTCAGCGCCGTCTGGATCAAGAAACATTTCGCCTATTGGGACGACATCGCGGTGATCCATGACGGCGTGCGCACCGTTTCCTCCGGCCACGGCTTCTGCGGCATCGGCCGCAAGCGGCTGCTGATCCTCCTGCAGCGCCGCGCTCGTGAGCTCGGCATCAAGCTGCAGTTCGAGACCGAGATTTCCGATCCCCGGCCCTTCATGGAAACGCATGACCTGGTGGTTGCTTCGGATGGGCTGAACTCCAAATCCCGCGCCACTTTCGCCGATGTGTTCAAGCCTGACGTCGACACACGCAAATGCAAGTTCGTGTGGCTGGGCACGACGCAGAAATTCGACGATGCCTTCACCTTCATCTTCGAGAAGACGGAGCATGGCTGGGTGTGGGCGCATGCCTACCAGTTCGACAGCGAGACCGCGACCTTCATCGTCGAATGTAGCGAGCAGACCTGGAACGCCTTCGGCTTCGGCCAGATGACGCAGCAGGAATCGATCGCGGCCTGCAAACGCATTTTTGCAAAGCATCTCGGCGGCCATCCGCTGATGACCAACGCCAACCACATCCGTGGTTCGGCCTGGATCAATTTCCCGCGCGTGCTGTGCGAGCGCTGGTCTTACAGGAACCTGGCGCTGATGGGCGATGCAGCGGCGTCGGCGCATTTCTCGATCGGCTCCGGCACCAAGCTGGCGCTGGAAAGCGCCGTGGCGCTGGCGGACTATGTCGAGTCCGAGCCGGACCTGGAAGCGGCCTTTCGCAAATATGAGGATGCGCGGCGCACCGAAGTGCTCAAGCTGCAATCGGCGGCGCGCAACTCGCTCGAATGGTTCGAGGAAGTCGAACGATATCTCGGTTTGGATCCAGTTCAGTTCAACTATTCGCTGCTCACCCGCTCGCAGCGCATCAGCCACGAGAACCTTCGGATGCGCGACGCCGAATGGCTGGCGGGCGCCGAGGAATGGTTCCAGCGCAAGGCCGGCGCCGGCGGCAACATGCTGCGCCGCGCGCCGATGTTCGCGCCGTTCAAACTGCGCGACATGACGCTCGCCAACCGCATCGTTGTTTCGCCGATGGCGCAGTACAAGGCGGTCGACGGCTGCCCGACCGACTGGCATTTTGCTCACTATGCCGAGCGCGCCAAAGGTGGCGCCGGGCTGCTCTATATCGAGATGACCTGCGTTAGCCCGGAAGGGCGCATCACGCCTGGATGCCCGGGCTTCTACAAGCCGGAGCATGAGGTCGCCTGGAAACGGCTGGTCGATTTCGTCCATGCCGAAACGGAGGCCAAGATTTGCGCCCAGATCGGCCATTCCGGCGCCAAGGGCTCGACCCGCGTCGGCTGGGAAGGAACCGACGTGCCGTTGCCTTCCGGCAACTGGCCGGTGATGGCGCCGTCGGCCGTGGCATGGTCGCCGCAGAACCAGGTGCCGAAGGCGATGGACCGCGCCGACATGGACATGGTCCGCGACCAATTCGTCGCTTCGGCTCAGATGGCCGGGCGTTGCGGCTTCGACATGCTGGAGATCCATGCCGCGCATGGCTATCTGCTGTCGGCCTTCATCACGCCGCTGACCAATCGGCGCACCGACGAGTATGGCGGCTCGCTGGAAAACCGCATGCGCTATCCGCTGGAGATCTTCCGCGCGGTGCGCGCGGTGTGGCCGTCGGAAAAACCGATCTCGATGCGCATCTCGGCCAATGACTGGGTCGGCATCGAAGGCGTGACGCCGGCGGACGCCGTCGAGATCGCAAAGCTGCTGCGTGAAGCCGGCGTCGATCTCTGCGACGTCTCGGCCGGACAGACGTCCATCGCCGCCAAGCCGGTCTATGGCCGCATGTTCCAGACGCCGTTCTCCGACCGCATCCGCAACGAGGTAGGCATGGCGACGATGGCGGTCGGCAACATTTACGAGCCGGACCATGCCAACTCGATCCTGATGGCCGGCCGCGCCGATCTTGTGGCGCTGGCAAGGCCGCATCTTGCCGATCCCTACTGGACGCTGCATGCGGCGGTGACGCTCGGCGACCGCGGCGTCAAATGGCCCGATCCCTATCTGCCGGGACGCGACCAGATCTACCGGCTGGCGGAGCGCGAAGCGGCAGCGGGGCTGAAGGTATGA